TACAAAATTCTTCATCTGTTAAATAGTCATTTGTCTTTACAATTTTCCCATCAACAGTTGTAATAGGTAAAACTTTAATTCCTTCCTTTGATATTAGTTGATTAATTTCTTTGTTATCCACAAATACTTTTGGATTTTCACTTAAATTATGTCTTTCTATTAATATGTCCTTGTTTTTTAATTTGTTTATAATTGTTGAAATTCTTAAAAGCTTCTCATTAACTGTGGGACCGCAGACACCTGTTGAACAACACATAGCTGGATCAAAAATTATCATTTTTTTCATAATTATCCTCCTTTATTATATTACTATATTTGATTATACTCATAGAATGCGCAAAAAAAATAATTTACTTTAATAACTTTTTATAGGTTTTGAAAACCAATTTTTTGTATTATTTGCTATCTTAACCAATTGAAGCATAACTGGAACTTCAACTAAAACTCCAACTACAGTTGCAAGGGCTGCTCCTGAATCTAATCCAAAAATTGATATGGCCACAGCCACAGCTAAT
The window above is part of the Fusobacterium sp. IOR10 genome. Proteins encoded here:
- the arsD gene encoding arsenite efflux transporter metallochaperone ArsD, with translation MKKMIIFDPAMCCSTGVCGPTVNEKLLRISTIINKLKNKDILIERHNLSENPKVFVDNKEINQLISKEGIKVLPITTVDGKIVKTNDYLTDEEFCKFLDIPKEYLMGDKKSEPKKNCCCSGCC